Below is a window of Aquarana catesbeiana isolate 2022-GZ linkage group LG11, ASM4218655v1, whole genome shotgun sequence DNA.
AGGGAAAAATGGCAGACAGATTGACACACAGACCCCTCCAAGGATCCCCCGAAATACAAAACAGACCCCTAGGCATCTGCATTGTATTTTGGTggacctttggaggggtctgtgtgttgtaaaattaaaaattaaaaaaaagaagctgGCGATAAAATGTAATTTGCTGGCAAATTAAACTGCATCATTTTGTCTTTGTAAATTGTAGtattgctgtagcacatcctacagcaagaatgaaaccATATACAAAGTTAACGATACCCAAAGGAGGGGGAGATCACAAACGCAGagcatttgcctgcactggattgcatggtGGTACAAAACAACCATGCATTCGGTGCAGctccaaaaaaggtgcatgcacttctttggtgcaatgcagtgcgatttgagccaattaaaaatgaatgggctcaaattacaCTGCACTGAATCCCATGTGAATTGCATAGGAATGCGGTctggttcctgtgcgattcacatgttgtgtacagtgtgaaccaagccttaaacacCATTTCTGCCAATGCAAGCTGTGTGTAATATGCAGCTTTGCAGTAGCTGCCAGCGTGGTGGAACCTGTGATGCTTTTATCTATTTTACATATTTGAGATAATGTCAGCCATTATAAATcacaataacttttttttatttttttttttttttttaggtgatcaaACACTTCCCTCTACCTCCTTTACCTTCTCTCTCCATCATGTCCTTTATTCTTTTTACCCTGATGGTCTTGCCTTCAGTTACTGTCTCTTCATCTCCTCCAAATTCTTCCACTTGTGGACCAAGCCGTGAACTAAATGGAGAATGTACTGATGGTGTTTTGCTTCCTGCCTGGTTGCCGCATCCTCCTTCAACAGGTGATCGAGCAGCACGGGCCATTGTATATTTTGTGGCACTGGTATACATGTTCTTGGGAATGTCCATCATAGCTGACAGATTTATGGCATCCATTGAAGTCATTACTTCACAGGAGAGGCGAATCACATTCAGACGCCCAAACGGGGAGGTGACGGTAACAAGTGTACGCTTATGGAATGAAACCGTTTCCAACCTTACCCTGATGGCATTGGGTTCCTCAGCTCCAGAGATTTTACTTTCTATCATTGAAGTAGTTGGAAGAGGCTTTGAGGCTGGTGACATGGGGCCCAGCACTATTGTTGGCTCAGCTGCCTTTAATATGTTTGTTATAATTGGACTTTGTGTAATGGTTGTCCCTGATGGTGAAACCCGTCGAATCCGTCACCCACGAGTCTTTGCGGTCACAGCTTTTTGGAGTGTCTTTGCCTATGTTTGGTTGTTCCTCATTTTGTCCTGGTCATCACCTGGAGTGGTAGAGGTATGGGAAGCATTACTGACTTTCTTCTTCTTCCCAATATGTGTCCTACAGGCCTGGATAGCTGACAGGAGGCTGTTATTTTACCGTTACTCAGGAAGAAAAGGCAGGGCAAAGTACAGAGCTGGCAAAAGCAGAGGTGTTTTGGTTGGTGCAGAAGATACAGTTGCTCAGGAAGATGCAGAAGAGATGAGAATGGCTGGAAATGAAAGAGCAGTGGAATTTGAGGGTGAAGAGGAAGAGGAACGGAGAGATATGGCCAGGGTGTTTAAAGACATGCGTCAGCGTTATCCTGGGAAAGACATGGAGCAGCTTATGGAACTTGCAAATTACCAGGCACTTGTTCAACAACAAAAAAGCAGAGCATTTTATAGGATTCAAGCCACAAGGATGATGATTGGTGCAGGAAATGTGCTAAAGAAGCATGCAGCAgatcaggcaaggagagcattgacaGATGGTGGGACCAGAGATGAAGGGGGTGGGCGAAGTGAAGAAGAGAATGGGTGGACAGAGGTGGAATTCGAACACACACATTACCAGTGTTTTGAAAATTGCGGAACAGTTAGTGTTTGGGTTTTGTGCAAAAGGGCGAATGGTGAAGGGGCAGTTCAGGTAGATTATAGAACTGAAGATGGCACAGCCAATGCAGGGTCAGACTATGAATTGGCGGAAAGCACACTTGTGTTCCAGGCTGGTGAAACCAGAAAAGAACTGCGTCTGGGCATTATTGATGATGATGTATTCGAGGAAGATGAACATTTCTATGTGCAGCTGAGCAACCCACGCAGAGCAAGAGGTGTAAGGGAGGGGCAAGGTAGAGTGAGGCTTGGTGCTGGGAAGAGAGCCACAGTGACTATATTTGATGATGACCATGCTGGTATCTTCAGCTTTGAATCAAGTAGCATGAAAGTGAGTGAGAGTGTGGGAACCATGAGGGCAAAAGTGGTACGGGGGTCAGGAGCAAGAGGAAAAGTTGTGATTCCTTACAGAACAAGCGAAGGAACAGCAAAAGCAGGAGAGGACTACCTGGAAGTGGCTGGAAAAGTGGAATTTCAAAATGATGAAACTACGTGAGTATAGTTTAACTCTCTGTTATATAAACAAATAGTCATATAGAAAAAGGGTGGGTTGGATTACAAATGATCATACCCAGACAGGCTGTAATTTATACCGTTCATTCAGTAACAGTGTGGCTTTATTCTCTTATTCAGTTGCTATATAACatttctattgttttgtttttgtatgggtgatatactgtatatatattttctttattgagGGGTGCAAGAATTGTTAATTCTTAAACAGTCAAATTATAGTGCTCTCTACAGGAAGTCAGGGCACTGTCAAACAAAAATGTTAACCCAGCCCCCTGTGATGCttcagttttttttccttgtttcctAAGATGTCTGATGCCTTTTTCTCAATTCTTCAGAGAAAAATTCTAACTATATTGTTGTTACCATATTGttctaattttttctttttatcattgaGCTAGTCTCTACACAGCAGCTATATTCACTTGCCGACCCACCACAGTATATATACTGATGAAAGTATgtaagaaaaaaatgtgaaaaaatttaaaaaattaaaaacaaattaaaaaataatgttaaaaaatgaaaataaatgtttaaaaaaaaataaaaataaaaaatgtatttaatttgtatttattttttaacatgctGTCACCATTGTCCCTGATTACGGCCACATCAGTCActgttgacagtatgtaaaaaataaataaataaataaataaaattggaaaaaaaaattatttaatttcttcactttcaaaaaaatagtgacaaaaaagtacaacttaaaaaaaactcaccatgcctattactaaatgcctcagactgtcaactttccaaaaaagaggtcatttggggggaatttgtactgtcctagcactttagggcctcaagaaatgg
It encodes the following:
- the LOC141112484 gene encoding sodium/calcium exchanger 1-like isoform X1 produces the protein MERRKVIKHFPLPPLPSLSIMSFILFTLMVLPSVTVSSSPPNSSTCGPSRELNGECTDGVLLPAWLPHPPSTGDRAARAIVYFVALVYMFLGMSIIADRFMASIEVITSQERRITFRRPNGEVTVTSVRLWNETVSNLTLMALGSSAPEILLSIIEVVGRGFEAGDMGPSTIVGSAAFNMFVIIGLCVMVVPDGETRRIRHPRVFAVTAFWSVFAYVWLFLILSWSSPGVVEVWEALLTFFFFPICVLQAWIADRRLLFYRYSGRKGRAKYRAGKSRGVLVGAEDTVAQEDAEEMRMAGNERAVEFEGEEEEERRDMARVFKDMRQRYPGKDMEQLMELANYQALVQQQKSRAFYRIQATRMMIGAGNVLKKHAADQARRALTDGGTRDEGGGRSEEENGWTEVEFEHTHYQCFENCGTVSVWVLCKRANGEGAVQVDYRTEDGTANAGSDYELAESTLVFQAGETRKELRLGIIDDDVFEEDEHFYVQLSNPRRARGVREGQGRVRLGAGKRATVTIFDDDHAGIFSFESSSMKVSESVGTMRAKVVRGSGARGKVVIPYRTSEGTAKAGEDYLEVAGKVEFQNDETTRYIEIQIIDDEEYEKNKNFFIELVEPEIQRGGESGEKWVVCTKSGEEIAGSPSLGEHRKMEVIIEESYEFKSTVDKLIKKANLALVVGSSSWREQFVSAVTVSAGDDDDEESSEEGLPSCCDYIMHFLTVFWKVLFAFVPPTEYWGGWACFLVSICIIGILTAVTGDLAAHFGCTVGLKDSVTAVVFVALGTSVPDTFASKVAAVQDPYADASIGNVTGSNAVNVFLGLGVAWSIASIFWAGKGRTFHVEPGSLAFSVTLFTGLSLVCLSVLLYRRRPPVGGELGGPRIPKVLTSLLFFGLWLVYILIASLEAYCHIPGF
- the LOC141112484 gene encoding sodium/calcium exchanger 1-like isoform X2 produces the protein MSFILFTLMVLPSVTVSSSPPNSSTCGPSRELNGECTDGVLLPAWLPHPPSTGDRAARAIVYFVALVYMFLGMSIIADRFMASIEVITSQERRITFRRPNGEVTVTSVRLWNETVSNLTLMALGSSAPEILLSIIEVVGRGFEAGDMGPSTIVGSAAFNMFVIIGLCVMVVPDGETRRIRHPRVFAVTAFWSVFAYVWLFLILSWSSPGVVEVWEALLTFFFFPICVLQAWIADRRLLFYRYSGRKGRAKYRAGKSRGVLVGAEDTVAQEDAEEMRMAGNERAVEFEGEEEEERRDMARVFKDMRQRYPGKDMEQLMELANYQALVQQQKSRAFYRIQATRMMIGAGNVLKKHAADQARRALTDGGTRDEGGGRSEEENGWTEVEFEHTHYQCFENCGTVSVWVLCKRANGEGAVQVDYRTEDGTANAGSDYELAESTLVFQAGETRKELRLGIIDDDVFEEDEHFYVQLSNPRRARGVREGQGRVRLGAGKRATVTIFDDDHAGIFSFESSSMKVSESVGTMRAKVVRGSGARGKVVIPYRTSEGTAKAGEDYLEVAGKVEFQNDETTRYIEIQIIDDEEYEKNKNFFIELVEPEIQRGGESGEKWVVCTKSGEEIAGSPSLGEHRKMEVIIEESYEFKSTVDKLIKKANLALVVGSSSWREQFVSAVTVSAGDDDDEESSEEGLPSCCDYIMHFLTVFWKVLFAFVPPTEYWGGWACFLVSICIIGILTAVTGDLAAHFGCTVGLKDSVTAVVFVALGTSVPDTFASKVAAVQDPYADASIGNVTGSNAVNVFLGLGVAWSIASIFWAGKGRTFHVEPGSLAFSVTLFTGLSLVCLSVLLYRRRPPVGGELGGPRIPKVLTSLLFFGLWLVYILIASLEAYCHIPGF